One window from the genome of Vibrio sp. VB16 encodes:
- a CDS encoding carbohydrate ABC transporter permease translates to MNKRKTLGLSLYILFLLLPLYWLLMMSFKSNQEILGGLTFWPNDFTFANYTTIFTDASWYMGYINSIYYVSLNMVISLIVALPAAYAFSRFRFIGDNHLFFWLLTNRMAPPAVFLLPFFQLYSSVGLFDTHIGVALAHCLFNVPLAVWILEGFMSGVPREIDETAYIDGYSFPKFFMKIFIPLISSGIGVTAFFCFMFSWIELLLARTLTSVSAKPIAAVMTRTVSASGIDWGVLAAAGVLTILPGMLVIWFVRNHVAKGFALGRV, encoded by the coding sequence ATGAACAAGAGAAAAACACTGGGCCTTAGCTTATATATATTATTTTTGCTACTCCCCCTTTATTGGCTGTTGATGATGTCATTCAAGAGCAATCAAGAGATCTTAGGAGGCCTTACATTTTGGCCTAACGATTTTACTTTTGCTAACTACACAACGATCTTCACTGATGCTAGTTGGTACATGGGTTATATCAACTCTATTTACTACGTATCACTGAATATGGTGATTAGTCTGATAGTAGCCCTGCCTGCTGCTTACGCATTTTCACGCTTTCGTTTTATTGGTGACAACCATTTATTCTTCTGGTTATTAACCAACCGTATGGCACCACCAGCGGTGTTCTTATTACCGTTCTTTCAACTTTATTCTTCTGTGGGTTTGTTTGATACGCACATAGGTGTCGCCTTGGCACACTGCTTATTTAACGTGCCATTAGCCGTATGGATTCTTGAAGGGTTTATGTCTGGTGTTCCGCGTGAAATTGACGAAACAGCGTATATCGATGGCTATAGTTTTCCGAAATTTTTCATGAAAATATTTATCCCTTTAATCAGCTCAGGGATTGGAGTAACGGCATTTTTCTGCTTCATGTTTAGCTGGATTGAGTTGCTACTAGCGAGAACATTGACTTCAGTGAGTGCAAAACCCATTGCGGCTGTTATGACACGTACTGTGAGTGCATCTGGTATTGATTGGGGCGTACTAGCAGCGGCTGGTGTCTTAACGATTTTACCTGGCATGTTGGTTATTTGGTTTGTTAGAAATCACGTGGCGAAGGGCTTTGCTCTTGGTCGTGTATAG
- a CDS encoding carbohydrate ABC transporter permease, translating into MNKSRSNKAWFLVLPVVLLVAFSAVVPLMTVVNYSIQDIFDVNTRIYVGTEWYREILSDPRLQDSLVRQFIFSGAVLLIEIPLGIAVALMMPKSGNWSVVTLLVLALPLLVPLNVVGTIWQIFGRADIGLFGWALNEIGMNYNYAANPMDAWFTVLLMDVWHWTSLVALLAYSGLRAIPDAYYQAASIDRASSWAVFRYIQLPKLKSVLLIGVLLRFMDSFMIYTEPFVLTGGGPGNSTTFLSQALTKMAVGQFDIGPAGAFSIIYFLIILLVSWLFYTAMTHGDSK; encoded by the coding sequence ATGAATAAATCTCGTTCCAACAAGGCATGGTTCCTAGTTCTACCCGTTGTTCTGCTGGTGGCGTTTAGTGCCGTTGTGCCGCTTATGACTGTGGTCAACTATTCGATTCAAGATATTTTTGACGTCAACACACGTATCTACGTTGGCACCGAATGGTACCGAGAAATTTTGAGTGACCCTAGATTACAGGATTCATTAGTACGTCAGTTTATCTTTTCCGGGGCCGTGTTACTGATAGAAATTCCTCTTGGGATCGCAGTGGCCTTAATGATGCCTAAATCTGGCAACTGGTCTGTCGTGACTTTGCTGGTATTGGCTTTACCTCTTTTAGTACCTCTGAATGTAGTGGGTACGATTTGGCAAATCTTCGGTCGTGCAGATATAGGGCTCTTTGGTTGGGCACTAAATGAAATAGGCATGAATTATAACTATGCCGCTAATCCTATGGACGCTTGGTTTACGGTACTTCTGATGGATGTCTGGCATTGGACATCGTTAGTGGCGTTGCTTGCTTATTCAGGTTTACGCGCTATCCCAGATGCCTATTACCAAGCGGCGAGTATTGACCGAGCATCTAGTTGGGCTGTTTTCCGTTATATCCAACTTCCTAAACTAAAAAGTGTTCTGTTGATTGGTGTGTTACTCCGGTTCATGGATAGTTTTATGATTTATACCGAACCTTTCGTACTCACAGGTGGTGGCCCAGGCAACTCAACCACTTTCTTGAGCCAGGCATTGACTAAAATGGCAGTAGGACAATTTGATATAGGACCTGCTGGTGCATTCTCTATTATCTATTTCTTGATAATCCTATTAGTCAGTTGGCTTTTCTATACTGCTATGACCCATGGCGATAGCAAATAA
- a CDS encoding ABC transporter ATP-binding protein: MAEIHLKSLAHSYDRTAAEPEYAIREMNHVWQDGGAFALLGPSGCGKSTLLNIISGLLEPSDGDVLFDGVRVNDIPPQDRNIAQVFQFPVVYDTMSVFDNLAFPLRNMGASDAKIQSKVGEIAAILELTDVLKKKAANLTADEKQKVSMGRGLVRDDVSAILFDEPLTVIDPQLKWKLRRKLKQIHEQFNTTMVYVTHDQLEASTFADKIALMYEGQVVQFGTPRELFEKPNHTFVGYFIGSPGMNFLEVKRCEEGVCFGEKIFTLNEQELKALEKCDSDNLKIGIRPEFIHVWDKPNGEAYKAEVEFVEDLGTYKIVSLNLDGLLIKARLQEDQPVPEGNAFISFPDQWLMLYVDEFLVSKGENNE, from the coding sequence ATGGCTGAAATCCACCTAAAATCTTTAGCGCATAGTTATGATAGGACGGCAGCGGAACCAGAATATGCAATTAGAGAGATGAACCACGTATGGCAGGATGGCGGCGCTTTTGCTCTCCTTGGACCGTCAGGTTGTGGGAAATCTACTTTGCTTAATATTATTTCTGGTTTGCTGGAGCCTTCAGATGGCGACGTATTGTTTGACGGAGTGAGGGTCAATGATATTCCACCGCAGGATCGTAACATTGCTCAGGTTTTCCAGTTTCCTGTCGTTTACGACACCATGTCTGTTTTTGACAATCTGGCATTTCCATTGCGCAACATGGGGGCCAGCGACGCAAAAATTCAATCCAAGGTTGGCGAGATTGCAGCCATACTTGAACTAACCGATGTACTGAAGAAAAAAGCCGCGAACCTTACCGCGGATGAGAAGCAGAAAGTATCGATGGGCCGAGGTTTGGTACGTGATGATGTGTCGGCTATTTTGTTTGATGAACCTCTTACGGTTATCGATCCGCAATTAAAGTGGAAACTGCGTCGAAAGTTGAAGCAAATCCACGAGCAGTTCAATACCACTATGGTGTATGTCACCCACGACCAACTTGAAGCTTCTACTTTTGCAGACAAAATAGCCTTGATGTATGAAGGGCAGGTTGTTCAGTTTGGTACGCCGCGTGAGTTGTTTGAAAAACCAAACCATACATTTGTAGGCTACTTCATCGGTAGCCCAGGTATGAATTTTCTAGAAGTAAAGCGTTGTGAAGAAGGCGTCTGTTTTGGAGAAAAGATATTTACCCTTAACGAACAAGAACTGAAAGCGTTGGAAAAGTGTGATTCAGACAACTTAAAGATAGGTATCCGGCCGGAATTCATACATGTTTGGGACAAACCAAATGGTGAAGCTTACAAAGCCGAAGTCGAATTTGTTGAAGATCTCGGAACCTATAAAATTGTTAGCCTTAATCTAGATGGACTTTTAATTAAAGCACGCCTGCAAGAAGACCAACCTGTTCCAGAAGGTAACGCTTTTATTAGCTTTCCAGATCAATGGTTAATGCTTTATGTCGACGAGTTTCTTGTCTCTAAGGGTGAAAATAATGAATAA
- a CDS encoding ABC transporter ATP-binding protein, whose product MSLTLENVTQIVDGQYYINQANLSFEPGSFNVLLGRTLSGKTSLMRLIAGLDKPTSGRVLMNGVDMTGVPVQKRNVSMVYQQFINYPSMTVYDNIASPLRLAKESEATIKQKVMEISDMLRITPFLSRLPLELSGGQQQRTAMARALVKDADIILFDEPLVNLDYKLREELRQEMRNLFAERNTIAVYATTEPNEALALGGTTTILHEGQIIQSGPTAKTYHSPCNVIAATLFNEPPINLITGNITKAEVTFDNTVHFPLTSELLSLDEGEYQFGIRPSHLSLLPKNDDDLEISVQVEVAEISGSETFLHVRNEHFQMVLHLSGVHNYNVDEKIKIYVPTHKLNVFQMDGQLIQASSRRIEGNYHG is encoded by the coding sequence ATGTCCCTGACATTGGAAAATGTAACACAAATAGTGGACGGTCAGTATTACATTAATCAGGCAAATCTCAGTTTTGAGCCTGGATCATTTAATGTACTGCTTGGTCGAACATTGTCTGGAAAAACGAGCTTGATGCGTCTGATAGCTGGATTGGATAAACCGACTTCGGGTCGTGTATTGATGAATGGCGTAGATATGACTGGTGTTCCAGTCCAGAAGCGTAATGTATCCATGGTGTATCAGCAATTCATAAACTATCCAAGCATGACGGTGTACGACAATATCGCCTCACCGCTACGACTGGCTAAGGAGTCGGAAGCCACGATCAAACAGAAAGTGATGGAAATTTCTGACATGTTGCGCATCACCCCTTTTCTTTCTCGCTTACCTTTAGAACTTTCGGGTGGTCAACAGCAGCGTACTGCGATGGCTCGCGCGTTGGTGAAAGATGCCGACATTATTTTATTTGACGAACCTTTGGTTAATTTGGATTACAAATTACGTGAGGAATTACGTCAAGAAATGCGTAATTTATTCGCTGAGCGTAACACCATCGCTGTTTACGCAACGACCGAGCCTAACGAAGCTCTGGCGTTGGGTGGTACCACGACCATACTTCATGAGGGGCAGATAATTCAGAGCGGCCCAACGGCTAAAACCTATCACTCGCCGTGCAATGTTATTGCGGCAACCTTATTCAATGAACCGCCTATTAATTTGATTACAGGCAACATAACCAAAGCCGAAGTGACCTTCGATAACACGGTGCACTTTCCGTTGACGTCCGAGCTTCTGTCTCTAGATGAGGGGGAGTATCAATTTGGAATACGTCCGAGTCATTTAAGTTTGTTACCGAAAAATGATGATGATTTGGAAATTTCAGTCCAAGTAGAAGTGGCAGAAATTAGTGGTTCCGAAACATTCTTGCATGTGCGTAATGAGCACTTTCAAATGGTATTGCATTTATCTGGCGTGCATAACTATAACGTGGATGAAAAAATCAAGATTTATGTGCCAACCCATAAACTCAATGTATTTCAAATGGATGGTCAATTAATCCAAGCTTCCAGTCGCAGAATCGAGGGTAACTATCATGGCTGA
- a CDS encoding sigma-54-dependent Fis family transcriptional regulator, translating to MLKKSATKVDHATTIKQSWMRCRESGLTHQSEPNVDHITGGSLSSLLEEHHRLIETTRNEVLPCYENLLINSKSQVMLADHQGYVLKSWGEQQIKKSREELFVPGTDWRESTFGTNAIGTALKTGSVVQIQHDEHFLISNRFMTGSAAPIFGIDRQMLGVIDISSDTYLPDSHTLGMVKIMSQAVENQIIISHFKSEYFLLRFNTSVENIDSQWSGLIVFDENGLIISANHRAELILGSDLKLVNISELFNINVHQLINQPKGFQVPLLTVKGFRVHGILDKPTQPKSKVLDFRTLVKQPKEQKKHVSEQHKFHLDELNFGDPIFEKAVAQSKRIINKDIPILIYGETGVGKEFFVKALHHSSQRSTQNMITVNCAAIPQELVESELFGYEKGAFTGSSQKGYIGLIRKADKGTLFLDEIGDMPMNVQARLLRVLQERRVNPLGSTESYPVDFKLISATNCNLKEAVAAGTFRKDLYYRVSGLNIELPALRHRSDRKQLIYFLLDYYAENKHHAQITERTMQSFCQHSWPGNIRQLVSVIQIGQAMSDNEAIDFEHLPDDFFADIEAEANNAKPVIINIENKAHSISAEPSAEDIVTLYQSLSCNISKTAAELGVSRNTVYKRLRECGHK from the coding sequence ATGCTTAAAAAGTCCGCTACGAAAGTTGACCATGCTACAACGATCAAACAATCTTGGATGCGATGTCGAGAGTCGGGACTTACTCATCAATCAGAACCAAATGTTGACCATATAACAGGTGGTTCACTGTCATCGCTGCTTGAAGAGCACCATCGCCTTATCGAAACCACTCGCAACGAAGTCCTCCCTTGTTATGAAAATTTGCTGATTAATAGTAAGAGCCAAGTCATGTTGGCTGACCATCAAGGCTATGTGCTTAAGAGTTGGGGTGAACAACAGATAAAGAAGAGCCGAGAAGAGTTATTCGTTCCGGGCACCGATTGGAGAGAATCTACATTTGGAACAAATGCGATTGGCACAGCATTAAAAACAGGCAGCGTTGTACAAATTCAACACGACGAACACTTTTTGATTTCCAATCGTTTTATGACCGGTTCTGCCGCCCCTATTTTTGGCATAGACCGCCAGATGCTTGGTGTTATCGACATATCAAGCGACACATATTTACCTGATTCTCACACGTTAGGCATGGTGAAAATCATGTCACAAGCGGTAGAAAACCAAATCATTATTTCTCACTTCAAGAGTGAGTATTTTTTACTGCGTTTTAATACCAGCGTTGAGAATATCGATAGCCAGTGGTCAGGGTTAATAGTATTTGATGAAAACGGATTAATCATCTCCGCCAATCATCGTGCTGAGCTCATATTGGGTAGCGACTTAAAACTGGTAAACATCTCTGAACTGTTCAATATCAATGTTCACCAACTCATAAACCAACCGAAAGGTTTTCAGGTCCCGTTACTTACCGTCAAAGGGTTTAGAGTTCACGGTATATTGGATAAACCTACCCAGCCAAAATCGAAGGTGTTGGATTTTAGAACCCTCGTTAAGCAACCTAAAGAGCAGAAAAAGCACGTATCAGAGCAACACAAATTTCACCTAGACGAACTCAATTTTGGCGACCCCATATTTGAAAAAGCGGTCGCTCAGAGCAAGCGAATTATCAACAAAGATATTCCTATTTTGATCTACGGTGAAACCGGTGTTGGTAAAGAATTTTTTGTCAAAGCGCTGCACCATTCAAGCCAACGTTCCACACAAAACATGATCACGGTAAACTGTGCCGCGATTCCCCAAGAATTGGTTGAGTCTGAGCTATTTGGTTATGAGAAAGGAGCCTTCACTGGTTCAAGCCAAAAAGGGTATATAGGGTTAATTCGTAAAGCCGATAAAGGGACACTATTTTTGGATGAAATTGGTGACATGCCAATGAATGTTCAAGCACGTCTACTACGAGTATTACAAGAGCGCAGAGTCAACCCTCTTGGTAGTACTGAATCTTATCCCGTTGATTTTAAGCTTATTTCTGCGACCAACTGTAACCTTAAAGAGGCGGTCGCTGCGGGGACTTTTCGCAAAGATTTGTACTACCGAGTCAGCGGGTTAAATATAGAACTACCAGCACTACGTCATCGAAGCGATCGTAAGCAACTGATCTATTTCCTTTTGGATTATTACGCAGAAAACAAACATCACGCTCAAATAACAGAACGAACGATGCAGAGTTTTTGTCAGCACAGTTGGCCCGGAAATATTCGCCAATTGGTCAGCGTCATACAAATTGGACAGGCGATGTCAGACAACGAAGCCATTGACTTTGAACATCTACCGGACGATTTTTTCGCGGATATAGAAGCGGAAGCAAACAATGCTAAGCCTGTCATTATTAATATAGAAAACAAAGCACATTCGATCAGTGCTGAGCCCTCCGCAGAGGACATAGTAACGCTGTATCAATCGCTCAGCTGCAATATTTCAAAAACGGCAGCCGAGTTAGGCGTAAGCAGAAATACTGTCTATAAACGCTTACGCGAATGCGGCCATAAATAA
- a CDS encoding AAA family ATPase — MKILSLRFQNLNSLKGEWRIDFTQPPFSEYGLFAITGPTGAGKTTILDAICVGLYQETSRLGPITPANNELMTRGTTECLSEVEFEVKGKAYRAFWGMKRARGKVDGKLQPATVELAEVESGKVLANQLKKKGELVEAITGLDFGRFTKSMLLSQGQFAAFLNAKESERAELLEELTGTEIYSQISQKVHEHYSQAKQDLAELEAQAKGVHLLNEEEKQLLTAELNALSDKQTEQVKQLSGLEANVNWYINVEKYSAEKAEAQSQLDVVKLQLEHAKPDFDRLAACEPAEKIRSPYMLLKEANTHLQLIEERLADKHQAIQTLDNRTKELELISVSATEKQAIEKQENNQLETLINQQIIPLDNQIKLENSALGTIKKRVTEQEEQYHGFQGIQQRALADKQEVVQAIGVITQFQTDHKADASLNQHMGKWSEQLNQIERHSGNVQQQKRHIEQLGQQITVLIEQGKTKQQRLSESRAELEQKKQRVIKTDAEKQALQTASTLVDTLPQIEMQLSVLNQKIAIVQTLHGYQTQWVGHETEKQEKLRSKVDIDNQKKEKETQRVHLREQYRLQDSLKESLEEQVKQEKALLEQEQVLALYRIQLKDDSPCPLCGSEDHPFAENIDQLFDVSAKQTALEKAAAELMVIKTNGLNIKGDIESLIRHIEDGDKRINWLEKEQSTLSQLWQKTAVTIDYPEPIQNSQALNAYAMERETQRNKLSDFTVQFRHIEDQLQKAKESLSQSEQAHHQLESAARLQQQQVEHEQKSIDEAVQHLHKLESEATKQQSDLLNNISDCGYVIQQETNLVSWLALKQQDLAKWQANELKFNERQKEYAALQSNLEAHHHRLSEIEISLGIENKKLSDQEKTLVDLVDRRIELFGERVVEQERQRSLHAFAQAEQALANAQKHFQQALQEQKAVEGERKILNANLKAAKEKCDEQQTQWNGLLELSQFSSTQAFELALLDHEERHRLTNMKQKCVMALERAQAISDSAIKQYDALMADEYSEEYQKAGRSSIEQSLSELKAIIGQATKREGELANEIQSDQRRRKEQQNLFDQIEQYRAAYDDIQYLHSLIGSSSGDKFRKFAQGLTLDNLIHLANRQLSRLHGRYQLQRSHGEGLELSVMDTWQGDVVRDTKTLSGGESFLVSLALALGLSDLVSHKTSIDSLFLDEGFGTLDAETLDLALDALDSLNASGKMIGVISHIEAMKERIPVQLKVSKKSGLGISELESSYRV, encoded by the coding sequence ATGAAAATTTTAAGCCTACGTTTTCAGAATCTCAATTCACTAAAGGGAGAGTGGAGAATCGATTTCACTCAACCGCCTTTCTCTGAATATGGCCTGTTTGCCATTACCGGCCCAACGGGGGCAGGGAAAACGACGATACTGGATGCTATTTGTGTTGGCCTGTATCAAGAAACGTCGCGATTAGGGCCTATCACCCCCGCGAACAATGAATTAATGACGCGTGGCACTACGGAATGCCTTTCAGAAGTTGAATTTGAAGTGAAGGGCAAGGCTTACAGAGCATTTTGGGGGATGAAGCGAGCCAGAGGAAAAGTGGATGGTAAGCTCCAGCCCGCTACGGTTGAATTGGCTGAAGTTGAGTCAGGTAAAGTACTGGCAAACCAGCTAAAGAAAAAGGGTGAGCTAGTAGAGGCGATTACTGGTCTGGATTTTGGTCGATTTACAAAGTCGATGCTGTTGTCTCAAGGACAATTCGCCGCATTTCTAAACGCGAAAGAGTCAGAACGTGCGGAGTTATTAGAAGAGTTAACCGGAACAGAGATCTACAGCCAGATATCTCAAAAGGTACATGAACACTATAGCCAAGCCAAACAAGATTTAGCAGAGCTAGAAGCTCAGGCAAAAGGTGTTCATCTTCTCAATGAAGAAGAGAAACAATTGTTAACGGCAGAGCTTAATGCGTTAAGCGACAAGCAGACGGAACAAGTAAAACAACTTTCCGGCCTTGAGGCCAATGTAAATTGGTACATTAATGTCGAGAAATACAGCGCTGAGAAAGCGGAGGCGCAATCCCAATTAGACGTTGTTAAACTACAGTTAGAACACGCCAAACCCGATTTCGATAGATTGGCGGCGTGCGAACCCGCAGAGAAAATTCGTTCCCCATATATGCTTTTAAAAGAAGCGAATACTCACTTACAGCTTATTGAAGAACGCCTTGCGGATAAGCATCAAGCGATTCAGACGTTAGATAATCGAACGAAAGAACTCGAATTAATCTCAGTGAGTGCAACAGAAAAACAAGCGATAGAAAAGCAAGAGAATAACCAGTTAGAAACCTTAATTAATCAACAAATCATACCGCTTGATAATCAGATAAAATTAGAAAATAGCGCGCTTGGGACGATCAAAAAAAGGGTGACTGAACAGGAAGAACAGTATCACGGTTTTCAAGGAATCCAACAACGAGCACTTGCAGATAAGCAAGAGGTAGTGCAAGCGATAGGCGTTATCACTCAATTTCAGACCGACCATAAAGCCGATGCGTCGCTTAACCAGCATATGGGGAAATGGAGTGAGCAACTGAATCAAATTGAGCGTCATTCCGGCAATGTTCAGCAACAAAAACGCCATATTGAACAGTTAGGACAGCAGATAACTGTTCTAATTGAACAAGGTAAAACTAAACAACAAAGGCTATCTGAAAGTCGTGCTGAATTGGAACAAAAAAAACAGCGAGTGATAAAAACGGATGCCGAAAAACAGGCATTGCAGACGGCGTCTACACTTGTTGATACGCTGCCTCAGATAGAGATGCAACTGAGCGTTCTCAATCAAAAAATCGCAATAGTACAAACATTGCATGGCTATCAAACTCAATGGGTGGGTCATGAGACAGAAAAACAAGAGAAGTTAAGATCCAAGGTTGATATTGATAACCAGAAAAAAGAGAAAGAGACTCAGCGTGTTCATCTCAGAGAGCAGTATCGCTTACAAGATAGCTTGAAAGAATCGCTAGAAGAACAAGTGAAACAAGAGAAAGCGTTGCTGGAACAAGAGCAGGTATTAGCACTCTACCGGATCCAGCTAAAAGACGATTCCCCATGCCCACTTTGTGGGTCGGAAGACCATCCATTTGCCGAAAATATTGACCAACTATTTGACGTGTCTGCGAAGCAAACCGCGTTAGAAAAAGCCGCCGCAGAACTGATGGTCATTAAGACCAACGGGCTAAATATAAAGGGCGATATTGAATCCTTAATTCGCCATATTGAGGATGGTGACAAACGGATTAACTGGCTTGAAAAAGAGCAGTCAACATTATCACAATTATGGCAAAAAACGGCGGTGACCATTGACTATCCAGAGCCGATACAAAACAGCCAAGCGTTGAACGCCTATGCAATGGAACGAGAAACGCAACGTAATAAACTGTCGGACTTTACTGTGCAATTTCGCCATATTGAAGATCAGTTACAGAAAGCAAAGGAGAGTCTTTCGCAATCTGAACAAGCACACCATCAATTAGAGTCAGCGGCAAGATTACAACAACAGCAAGTCGAGCATGAACAGAAAAGCATAGATGAAGCGGTACAGCATTTACACAAACTAGAATCTGAAGCGACAAAACAACAAAGTGACCTGCTGAACAATATCTCGGATTGTGGCTATGTTATCCAACAAGAGACGAACTTAGTCTCTTGGTTGGCGTTAAAACAGCAAGATCTGGCTAAATGGCAAGCCAATGAGCTGAAGTTCAATGAGAGACAGAAAGAATATGCGGCGCTTCAATCCAACTTGGAGGCTCATCATCATCGATTGTCTGAGATAGAGATAAGCCTAGGAATTGAGAATAAGAAATTAAGCGATCAAGAAAAAACATTGGTTGATCTGGTTGATAGGCGAATTGAGTTGTTCGGCGAGAGAGTCGTGGAGCAAGAAAGACAACGTAGTCTGCATGCGTTTGCTCAGGCGGAACAAGCGCTGGCTAACGCGCAGAAACACTTCCAACAAGCCCTGCAAGAACAAAAGGCGGTAGAAGGGGAACGGAAGATCCTGAACGCCAACCTGAAAGCGGCAAAAGAAAAATGTGATGAACAACAGACTCAGTGGAATGGGTTGCTAGAACTCAGTCAGTTCTCCTCAACACAGGCGTTTGAGCTCGCGTTATTGGATCACGAAGAACGACATCGCCTAACGAACATGAAACAAAAATGTGTGATGGCATTGGAAAGAGCACAAGCCATATCTGATTCCGCCATCAAACAATATGACGCTTTAATGGCGGATGAGTATTCTGAAGAGTATCAAAAGGCGGGCAGATCCAGCATAGAGCAGAGCTTAAGTGAGCTCAAAGCGATCATAGGACAAGCGACGAAAAGGGAAGGTGAGTTGGCGAACGAGATTCAATCGGATCAGCGTCGTCGCAAAGAGCAGCAGAACCTGTTTGATCAAATTGAGCAGTACAGAGCGGCCTATGACGATATTCAGTACTTGCATTCGCTGATTGGCTCTAGCAGTGGCGATAAATTTCGTAAGTTTGCACAAGGACTGACCTTAGATAACTTGATTCACTTGGCTAACCGCCAGCTGTCTCGATTACATGGTCGCTACCAATTACAGCGTAGTCATGGAGAAGGATTAGAGCTCTCGGTAATGGATACTTGGCAGGGGGATGTAGTACGCGACACTAAAACATTATCGGGAGGCGAAAGCTTTTTAGTCAGCCTTGCTTTGGCACTGGGTTTATCGGATCTAGTGAGCCATAAAACCAGTATCGATTCGCTGTTCCTCGATGAAGGGTTTGGTACCTTAGATGCAGAAACGCTCGATTTAGCACTGGATGCATTAGATAGTTTGAATGCGTCTGGGAAGATGATTGGAGTGATAAGCCATATTGAGGCGATGAAAGAACGTATTCCAGTTCAGCTTAAAGTAAGTAAGAAAAGTGGTTTAGGAATCAGTGAGTTGGAGTCGAGTTATCGGGTTTAA